A DNA window from Sulfitobacter noctilucicola contains the following coding sequences:
- a CDS encoding MarR family winged helix-turn-helix transcriptional regulator: MNRAEKVDTSPARLGEMGLENFAPYLMNRIIGRYNAAMSSEMAALGLTTPQMRSLAVLSVIDGILIRELAVYAVVQQSTLSRALDTLDQNGLIRREQDEQDSRATRVFITDAGRDVYERLWPHMSEAYEAMFKGIDSAEKRAFIGTLQTILRNIRKHDF; encoded by the coding sequence ATGAACCGCGCTGAGAAAGTCGATACGTCACCCGCACGTCTGGGTGAAATGGGGCTGGAGAATTTCGCGCCCTACCTGATGAACCGTATCATCGGCCGCTATAATGCTGCGATGTCTTCGGAAATGGCGGCGCTGGGATTGACCACGCCACAAATGCGCTCTCTCGCCGTGCTTTCAGTTATCGACGGCATCCTGATCCGCGAACTGGCTGTATATGCGGTTGTACAACAATCCACGCTCAGTCGGGCGCTGGATACGCTCGACCAGAACGGCCTGATCCGACGCGAGCAGGACGAGCAGGACAGCCGCGCCACGCGGGTCTTTATCACTGACGCGGGGCGCGATGTGTATGAACGTCTTTGGCCGCACATGTCGGAAGCTTATGAGGCGATGTTCAAAGGTATCGATTCCGCCGAAAAGCGGGCCTTTATCGGGACGCTACAGACCATATTGCGCAACATTCGCAAGCACGATTTCTAA
- a CDS encoding indolepyruvate ferredoxin oxidoreductase subunit alpha: protein MAERSFKAEVEHLRKGDGDVFTGEGILAITKALLENGVGYVGGYQGAPISHLMDVLADAEGLLGELGVRFEANASEAAAAAMLAASVHYPIRGAVTFKGPVGVNVASDALANLSSSGVNGGALIIVGEDYGEGSSIMQERSHGFAMKSQFWMLDPRPNLPSITKAVKDGFELSEASNTPVMLMVRIRSCHVTGSFATRDNVPPPLTVKDAIANPQSDFNRVVLPPMSYVHEQDKIKNRWPAAEKFIVENKLNEVFGPEKAKLGIVVQGGMYNGLIRALQRLGLADVFGKTEVPIYCLNVTYPIVKDEFDAFCEGKDHVMIVEEGQPDHIEQQLGSYLYKAGRNLKLYGKDVLPMAGEYTGQVLLDGVTAFLKSAAPDMLPSQIRAPNMEAPAIPDLTETVPIRPPGFCTGCPERPIFAGMKLVEQELGKHQITGDIGCHLFGSLPPFEIGGATMGYGLGPAANAAFDGGGERRAISMLGDGGFWHNGLSSSIGNMVFNKSDNVVVIVDNYYSAATGGQDVLSSRAHNDTKSTGNPIKAALKGVGVEWIRQIDHTYDVGHVRDTVREALTTDFKGPKVIVASSECMLNKQRREKPIRNKAIKEGRRVDVPRFGVDSDVCTGDHACIRLSGCPSLSLKRLDDPLRDDPVAHIDQTCVGCGNCGEVADAAVLCPSFYRADVVHNPTKFETWRAGLRTRVITWLQERRDGKRLRLEKALS, encoded by the coding sequence ATGGCAGAACGGTCATTTAAAGCAGAAGTCGAACATCTGCGCAAAGGCGATGGCGACGTCTTTACCGGCGAAGGCATTCTCGCGATCACCAAAGCGTTGCTGGAAAACGGTGTCGGTTATGTCGGCGGCTATCAAGGCGCGCCGATCTCGCATCTGATGGATGTGCTTGCCGATGCCGAAGGACTGCTGGGCGAGTTGGGCGTGCGGTTTGAAGCGAATGCATCCGAAGCTGCTGCCGCTGCGATGCTGGCGGCCTCCGTCCACTACCCGATCCGGGGCGCAGTCACGTTTAAAGGACCGGTCGGTGTAAACGTGGCATCGGACGCTTTGGCGAACCTGTCCTCTTCCGGCGTGAATGGCGGCGCGCTTATCATCGTTGGCGAAGACTACGGTGAAGGCAGCTCCATCATGCAGGAACGCAGCCACGGGTTCGCGATGAAATCGCAGTTCTGGATGCTGGACCCGCGTCCGAACCTGCCGTCGATCACCAAAGCGGTGAAAGACGGGTTCGAGCTGAGTGAGGCCAGCAATACGCCGGTGATGTTGATGGTGCGCATCAGGTCGTGCCACGTCACAGGCAGTTTCGCGACCCGTGATAACGTGCCGCCCCCGCTGACGGTCAAGGATGCCATCGCCAATCCGCAGTCCGATTTCAACCGCGTGGTATTGCCGCCGATGTCCTATGTGCATGAACAGGACAAGATCAAAAACCGCTGGCCCGCCGCCGAGAAATTCATCGTTGAAAACAAGTTGAACGAGGTTTTCGGACCGGAAAAGGCCAAGCTGGGCATCGTGGTGCAAGGCGGCATGTATAACGGGTTGATCCGCGCGTTGCAGCGCCTTGGGCTGGCGGATGTATTCGGGAAGACAGAGGTGCCGATTTATTGTCTGAACGTCACATATCCGATTGTTAAAGACGAATTTGATGCTTTCTGCGAAGGCAAGGATCACGTGATGATCGTCGAGGAAGGCCAGCCCGATCACATCGAACAGCAACTTGGGTCATACCTTTATAAAGCGGGTCGCAATCTGAAGCTTTATGGCAAGGACGTTCTGCCGATGGCCGGGGAATATACCGGTCAGGTTTTGCTGGACGGGGTGACGGCGTTCTTGAAATCGGCCGCGCCGGATATGCTGCCCAGCCAAATACGCGCGCCGAATATGGAAGCGCCAGCGATACCGGACCTGACTGAAACCGTGCCGATCCGTCCGCCGGGGTTTTGCACCGGCTGCCCCGAACGACCGATTTTTGCGGGGATGAAACTGGTTGAACAAGAGCTGGGCAAACACCAGATCACCGGCGACATCGGATGCCATTTGTTCGGCTCACTGCCGCCGTTCGAAATTGGGGGGGCGACCATGGGCTACGGCCTTGGCCCCGCGGCAAATGCGGCCTTTGACGGGGGCGGTGAACGTCGTGCGATTTCCATGCTGGGCGATGGCGGTTTCTGGCATAACGGGCTTAGTTCCTCGATCGGGAACATGGTGTTCAATAAATCAGACAATGTCGTCGTGATTGTCGACAATTATTATTCTGCGGCGACAGGCGGGCAGGATGTTCTATCCAGTCGCGCGCATAATGACACCAAATCGACAGGCAATCCGATCAAGGCCGCGTTGAAAGGTGTCGGCGTCGAATGGATCCGCCAGATTGATCACACTTATGACGTGGGCCATGTGCGCGATACGGTGCGCGAGGCGCTGACGACGGATTTCAAAGGGCCGAAGGTGATCGTTGCCTCGTCCGAATGTATGCTGAACAAGCAGCGGCGTGAAAAGCCGATCCGTAACAAGGCGATCAAGGAAGGGCGCCGCGTGGATGTGCCGCGCTTTGGTGTGGATAGCGATGTCTGCACGGGTGATCACGCCTGTATTCGCTTGTCGGGCTGCCCGTCCCTGTCGCTTAAACGGCTGGATGATCCGTTGCGCGATGATCCGGTGGCGCATATCGACCAGACATGTGTCGGTTGCGGTAACTGCGGTGAAGTTGCGGATGCGGCTGTGCTTTGTCCGTCCTTCTATCGCGCCGACGTAGTTCATAACCCTACAAAATTCGAGACGTGGCGCGCGGGGCTGCGCACACGGGTAATCACTTGGTTACAGGAAAGGCGTGACGGCAAGCGCCTACGGCTTGAAAAGGCGCTCTCATGA
- a CDS encoding ABC transporter permease, whose translation MTLLRNILIRLLTTAVTLLGVAVIVFVVIRVVPGNPIAMMLPPGATEDDIARLQAQYGFDKSIFEQFVIWLKGVMQGDFGTSISTRQPVRQLVLSRLPATLELSIVALSIAVLLGGALALLGTRFRDTKGEGAVDVTAGMALSIPDFLWGLVLILLFGVLWPVFHISGRISPALNIDFSSNFYLFEALVRLRFDVVADLIGHMFMPALALAIPLAAIIAQLLKQSLKETMHLDYVTLARTKGYGENHVITREALPNAILPTLTLVGVQFTFLIGGTVIIERLFSYEGLGNMAIDAVINRDLPLIQGIVILFALIFTIVNLVVDMLYVMLNPRLRHA comes from the coding sequence ATGACACTTCTTAGAAACATCCTTATCCGGCTGCTCACCACCGCCGTCACCCTTCTTGGTGTCGCAGTGATCGTGTTTGTCGTGATCCGCGTCGTTCCCGGCAACCCGATTGCCATGATGCTTCCGCCTGGCGCGACAGAGGACGATATCGCCCGATTGCAGGCGCAATACGGTTTTGACAAATCCATCTTCGAGCAGTTCGTGATCTGGTTGAAAGGTGTGATGCAGGGGGACTTCGGCACGTCCATCTCGACACGCCAGCCTGTCCGACAGTTGGTGCTCAGCCGCTTGCCTGCCACGCTTGAACTGTCGATTGTGGCGCTGAGTATCGCGGTCCTTCTGGGCGGGGCTCTGGCGCTTTTGGGTACACGGTTTCGCGATACCAAGGGCGAAGGCGCGGTGGATGTGACTGCAGGCATGGCCCTGTCGATACCTGATTTTCTTTGGGGGCTGGTACTGATCCTGCTCTTCGGTGTGCTTTGGCCGGTATTCCACATATCCGGCCGCATCTCTCCCGCACTTAACATTGATTTTTCGAGCAACTTCTATCTGTTCGAGGCGCTCGTTCGTTTGCGGTTCGACGTGGTGGCGGATCTGATCGGACATATGTTCATGCCTGCACTAGCACTGGCCATCCCCTTGGCCGCGATTATTGCGCAGCTTCTAAAACAATCGCTGAAAGAGACCATGCATCTGGACTATGTCACACTGGCCCGCACCAAAGGCTACGGCGAGAACCATGTAATCACCCGCGAGGCGCTGCCCAATGCGATCCTGCCGACACTGACATTGGTCGGTGTGCAGTTTACCTTTCTTATCGGCGGCACCGTGATCATTGAGCGGCTGTTCAGTTATGAAGGATTGGGGAACATGGCCATTGATGCGGTGATCAACCGCGATCTGCCGCTGATCCAGGGAATCGTGATCCTTTTCGCGCTCATCTTTACCATCGTTAATCTGGTCGTCGACATGCTCTATGTGATGCTGAACCCGAGGCTGCGCCATGCGTGA
- a CDS encoding ABC transporter permease, producing MRDARADVKRPIGVRLWLSGSWLTLLLLAAVFAPLIAPYDPLMQDLFLGRMPPFWMDGAEPGYLLGTDSLGRDVLSRILYGARIALIVAVVAGTITCVIGAGLGLIAGYYRGWPDRIISRFVDIWMAFPPVLFGILLIAVLGPGLWSIIIAIVVIDWTRFARVIRAEAMSQSAMDYVASAQVAGRTKFGTMLTEILPNVLPTIVALLTLEMGIAVIVEAILSFVNLSISTDSPTWGGMISEGRTSVHQAWWVLVFPLITLFLTVLSFSQLGEGLKDRFDPVLR from the coding sequence ATGCGTGACGCCCGTGCTGATGTGAAACGCCCTATCGGCGTGCGGCTATGGCTGTCCGGTAGTTGGCTGACCTTGCTTTTGCTGGCGGCGGTCTTTGCGCCATTGATCGCACCCTATGATCCACTGATGCAGGACTTGTTTCTTGGCCGGATGCCGCCTTTCTGGATGGACGGGGCAGAGCCGGGGTATCTGTTGGGAACGGATTCTTTGGGACGTGATGTACTTAGCCGCATTCTCTATGGCGCCCGGATCGCCCTAATCGTCGCAGTCGTTGCAGGTACGATCACTTGTGTGATCGGTGCGGGGCTTGGCCTAATTGCGGGATACTACCGTGGTTGGCCAGACCGGATCATCAGTCGCTTTGTCGACATCTGGATGGCGTTCCCACCTGTCTTGTTCGGGATCCTTCTGATCGCGGTGCTGGGGCCGGGTCTGTGGTCGATCATCATCGCTATTGTCGTCATCGACTGGACCCGCTTTGCCCGCGTCATACGCGCCGAAGCGATGAGCCAGAGCGCGATGGACTATGTCGCTTCTGCCCAAGTGGCGGGCCGCACCAAGTTCGGCACAATGCTGACGGAGATACTTCCAAATGTCCTACCGACCATCGTTGCGTTGCTGACGCTTGAAATGGGGATCGCGGTGATCGTTGAAGCCATCCTATCCTTTGTGAACCTCTCGATTTCAACCGATAGCCCGACATGGGGCGGCATGATCTCGGAAGGTCGCACAAGCGTGCATCAGGCATGGTGGGTTTTGGTCTTTCCGCTCATCACATTGTTCCTCACGGTGCTCAGCTTCAGCCAATTGGGCGAAGGGTTGAAGGACCGCTTTGATCCGGTGTTGCGATGA
- a CDS encoding ABC transporter substrate-binding protein, with amino-acid sequence MKLSRRSLLRTTAAAAAFATVGLPSFAQEIDELVIAYNVNLPSWDPTVGLSAVNPTIQGFYQSVFDLFIPQNTDLSFGSGIITDYGWNEDNTQVWMDVREGVTWHNGDPLTAEDVAWSLTRAGNPETGSPIQFVWGKVENVMADGNRVTADVNEYDPTFFKWMSFLTGYVMPKKYYEEVGADGFEAAPIGTGPYMVEKFERNAFVRLKANENYWGGAPEFKTVTIKFVTDAASRVAEVESGNSHVTLEIPYEEFDRLKEKDGMAGIAEPVSDIGMIFLNDIEVMTDPNVRKAAAHAIDKSLIIDRLLSGYGVPIDTLQTPDYAAYDETIKVAYDPELSKKLLAESGYGPDNPVKFKIQTTKGFKPKDYEMVQAIVGLWRRVGIEAEIEVYEIAKHFELRAADQLAPAAFYNWGNSVGDPTTSTGFAMFGPSPHSVWDGKETFDAILPLWGEADEAKRIEGWKAVDRLVAENAEVIPLLQYVQPIVHAAGVKVVPHRSGALLPHLMTRA; translated from the coding sequence ATGAAACTATCCAGAAGAAGTCTGCTAAGAACCACCGCCGCTGCGGCGGCATTTGCCACCGTCGGCCTGCCGTCCTTTGCGCAAGAGATCGACGAACTGGTCATCGCTTATAACGTCAACCTGCCCAGCTGGGACCCGACCGTGGGTCTGTCAGCGGTGAACCCGACAATTCAGGGATTTTATCAATCAGTCTTTGATCTGTTCATTCCCCAGAATACTGACCTGAGCTTTGGCTCGGGCATCATCACGGACTACGGATGGAATGAGGACAATACGCAGGTCTGGATGGATGTGCGTGAAGGGGTCACATGGCACAACGGCGATCCGCTGACGGCTGAAGACGTCGCGTGGTCGCTGACCCGCGCAGGCAATCCCGAGACAGGTAGCCCGATCCAGTTTGTCTGGGGCAAAGTCGAGAATGTGATGGCCGATGGCAACCGTGTGACGGCGGACGTCAACGAATACGATCCTACATTCTTTAAGTGGATGTCATTCCTCACGGGCTATGTGATGCCCAAGAAATACTACGAGGAAGTGGGCGCGGACGGGTTCGAAGCAGCCCCCATCGGCACCGGCCCCTACATGGTAGAGAAGTTCGAGCGCAACGCGTTTGTGCGTCTGAAAGCCAATGAAAACTACTGGGGCGGTGCGCCTGAGTTCAAGACCGTAACGATCAAGTTCGTGACCGACGCGGCAAGCCGTGTGGCAGAAGTCGAATCCGGTAACAGCCATGTCACGCTAGAGATTCCTTACGAAGAATTTGACCGTCTGAAGGAAAAAGACGGGATGGCAGGTATCGCAGAGCCTGTGTCTGACATCGGCATGATCTTCCTCAACGATATTGAGGTGATGACTGACCCCAATGTACGCAAGGCTGCGGCCCATGCGATTGACAAAAGCCTCATCATTGATCGCCTGCTGTCCGGTTACGGCGTGCCGATCGACACGTTGCAAACGCCGGATTACGCGGCTTATGACGAGACGATCAAGGTGGCCTACGATCCTGAGCTGTCAAAGAAACTGCTGGCAGAGAGCGGTTATGGCCCTGACAATCCGGTGAAGTTCAAGATCCAGACCACCAAGGGTTTCAAGCCCAAGGACTATGAAATGGTGCAAGCCATCGTGGGGCTGTGGCGCCGTGTTGGGATTGAGGCCGAGATCGAAGTGTACGAGATCGCCAAACACTTTGAGCTGCGTGCCGCCGACCAGCTGGCACCTGCAGCCTTCTACAACTGGGGTAACTCGGTTGGCGATCCGACGACCTCAACTGGTTTCGCAATGTTCGGTCCATCGCCGCACTCCGTCTGGGATGGCAAGGAAACGTTTGATGCGATCCTGCCGCTTTGGGGTGAAGCCGATGAGGCCAAGCGCATCGAAGGTTGGAAAGCAGTGGACCGTCTGGTGGCCGAAAACGCCGAGGTCATTCCGCTGCTGCAATATGTGCAACCCATCGTGCATGCTGCTGGGGTGAAGGTTGTTCCGCACCGCTCCGGCGCATTGCTGCCGCATCTGATGACGCGCGCCTAA
- a CDS encoding phytoene desaturase family protein: protein MSNQLDAVIIGAGHNSLACACHLAARGWKVGVYEQAAEPGGAVKTGEYTLPGFRHDWAAMNLSLFAGSAFHTEKAAELAGHGLAFAPTSHPFASVFPDGRWFGVSADAALTTARVRGFSDADADTWARLTADFPNQAESIFGVLGAAMNLRAISSVGWKLWRKNGGGGSLDLARFMMMSPRAWLDETFESDHIKATLAAWGMHLDFAPDVAGGAVFPYLEAMAGQAFGMVLGQGGADTITKAMVKMIEARGGAVHCNAEVTGIKQAAGRAFGIILKDGTLVEADKAVIANVSPSALLKLTDGTGSTRHEQAMKSYQHAPGTMMIHLAMDALPNWTAAELKRFAYVHMAPSMDQMARTYAQAKAGLLPDEPVIVCGQPTVVDPSRAPDGKHVLWLQVRMAPGEIKGDAGATIDATNWQEAAEPFAERALDILERYAPGTRAHIIGRHIVTPEMLEADNPNLVGGDQVCGSHHLHQHFMNRPARGYADGTTPIKNLYHTGAAVWPGGGTGAGPGTLLAKKLVGN from the coding sequence ATGTCAAACCAATTAGACGCAGTCATCATCGGTGCTGGACACAACTCATTGGCCTGTGCATGCCATCTGGCCGCGCGCGGATGGAAGGTCGGCGTCTATGAACAAGCCGCAGAACCGGGCGGCGCGGTCAAGACGGGTGAATATACGCTGCCCGGATTTCGGCATGATTGGGCGGCTATGAACCTGTCGTTGTTTGCTGGATCCGCATTTCACACTGAAAAAGCTGCAGAACTGGCCGGGCATGGTCTGGCGTTCGCGCCAACTTCACATCCTTTTGCATCGGTTTTTCCGGATGGGCGCTGGTTTGGTGTTTCGGCGGATGCCGCGCTGACCACGGCGCGTGTGCGGGGATTTTCCGATGCAGATGCAGACACATGGGCGCGGCTAACGGCGGACTTTCCAAATCAGGCCGAATCGATATTCGGTGTGCTGGGTGCCGCGATGAATTTACGTGCAATTTCATCTGTAGGTTGGAAGCTTTGGCGTAAGAACGGCGGCGGTGGCAGTCTCGATCTGGCTAGGTTCATGATGATGTCGCCTCGTGCGTGGCTGGATGAGACATTTGAATCGGATCACATCAAAGCAACTTTAGCAGCGTGGGGTATGCATCTGGATTTTGCACCTGATGTAGCGGGCGGCGCGGTTTTCCCCTATCTGGAGGCGATGGCCGGTCAGGCGTTTGGCATGGTCTTGGGGCAGGGCGGTGCCGACACCATCACCAAAGCGATGGTCAAAATGATCGAGGCACGCGGCGGTGCGGTTCATTGCAACGCTGAAGTCACAGGGATCAAACAAGCGGCCGGTCGCGCCTTTGGCATCATCCTCAAGGACGGCACGCTGGTAGAAGCGGATAAGGCTGTGATTGCGAACGTATCGCCGTCCGCCTTGCTAAAGCTGACAGACGGCACCGGTTCGACCCGCCATGAGCAGGCGATGAAATCATACCAACACGCGCCGGGCACAATGATGATCCATCTGGCGATGGATGCGTTGCCGAATTGGACCGCAGCGGAGCTGAAACGCTTCGCCTATGTGCATATGGCCCCGTCGATGGATCAGATGGCCCGCACCTATGCGCAGGCCAAGGCTGGTTTATTGCCGGATGAGCCAGTGATTGTTTGTGGCCAACCAACGGTTGTTGACCCGTCGCGCGCACCTGACGGCAAGCATGTGCTTTGGTTGCAGGTCCGCATGGCCCCGGGTGAGATCAAAGGGGATGCAGGCGCAACTATTGACGCGACAAACTGGCAGGAGGCAGCAGAGCCCTTTGCAGAACGCGCCTTGGATATACTAGAGCGTTATGCCCCCGGCACGCGCGCCCATATCATTGGCAGACATATTGTGACGCCCGAGATGCTTGAAGCGGACAACCCCAACCTTGTTGGCGGGGATCAGGTTTGCGGCAGCCACCATTTGCACCAGCATTTTATGAACAGGCCTGCACGCGGTTACGCGGACGGGACCACACCCATTAAAAATCTTTACCATACCGGTGCCGCTGTCTGGCCCGGTGGTGGGACCGGCGCGGGACCGGGAACGCTTCTCGCCAAAAAACTTGTCGGAAACTGA
- a CDS encoding phytoene desaturase family protein, with product MATFDHLIIGSGINALVAAAMLSRKGDSVLMIEREDRVGGCMYTSDDVTLPGFHHDVMAATFVLFLTGPAHEALGADLAEHGLEFCHTQHPTAALRPNGSALTLATDRAANIASFNARSAGDGDQHARDVGSIEQDADFLFSLLGQPLWSRQTMTLMAKQAWKKGIGPLKAWFGEALEPGRGWLETRYESPDVQAIWAPWVLHVGLTPESSYGGQMSRVIAFALEAAGAPVVKGGSGQAAKAFQSLIEANGGVVRTGVEATKIIIENGKAIGVQTAEDERITAKNIIASTAPGQLYDGLLSDQPRPDTAKKFRHGRGNFQLHFALDGQPKWEADGLDDVALIHLTDGIDAVSKSCNEAERGMLPATPTICVGQPHRLDPTRCPDGKGILWLQIPDAPSVIKGDAAGEIETESTWTPAMREAFADRIEGILSKHIKNWDAIKLKRRAYSPADLEQMNVNLVGGDPYGGACALDQFFVWRPYAGQANNATPVKNLYHIGASTHPGPGLGGGSGLNVAKGLGA from the coding sequence ATGGCAACGTTCGATCATCTGATTATCGGCTCGGGCATCAATGCTTTGGTGGCTGCCGCGATGTTGTCGCGCAAAGGCGACAGCGTTTTGATGATCGAACGCGAAGACCGCGTTGGCGGCTGTATGTACACTTCGGATGATGTGACCCTGCCGGGGTTTCACCACGACGTGATGGCCGCCACTTTCGTGCTTTTCCTGACAGGTCCGGCACATGAAGCATTGGGGGCAGACCTCGCCGAGCACGGGCTTGAGTTCTGCCATACGCAACATCCCACCGCAGCACTACGGCCGAATGGGTCTGCCCTGACTCTGGCTACCGACCGCGCCGCAAACATCGCCTCCTTTAATGCACGCAGCGCAGGTGACGGCGATCAGCACGCCCGCGATGTGGGTAGCATCGAGCAAGACGCGGACTTTCTATTCTCGTTATTGGGTCAACCACTTTGGTCCCGGCAAACCATGACGCTGATGGCGAAACAAGCATGGAAGAAGGGTATTGGCCCGCTCAAGGCATGGTTCGGTGAGGCATTAGAACCCGGCCGTGGCTGGCTTGAGACACGATACGAAAGCCCCGATGTACAAGCGATCTGGGCACCTTGGGTCCTGCACGTTGGGCTGACACCTGAATCCAGCTATGGCGGGCAAATGTCCCGCGTCATCGCTTTCGCACTCGAAGCGGCCGGTGCGCCGGTTGTCAAAGGTGGATCGGGTCAAGCCGCAAAGGCGTTCCAGTCGTTGATCGAAGCGAACGGAGGCGTGGTGCGCACAGGCGTTGAAGCCACGAAGATCATCATCGAAAACGGCAAAGCGATTGGTGTTCAGACCGCTGAAGATGAGAGAATTACCGCGAAAAACATCATCGCGAGCACGGCCCCCGGCCAGCTCTATGACGGGTTGCTCAGCGATCAGCCCCGTCCTGATACAGCCAAGAAGTTCCGTCATGGGCGCGGCAACTTTCAGCTGCATTTCGCTTTGGATGGACAGCCTAAATGGGAAGCCGACGGCCTTGATGATGTTGCCTTGATACACCTGACCGACGGGATTGATGCGGTATCGAAGTCATGCAACGAGGCGGAGCGCGGCATGTTGCCAGCGACACCGACGATCTGCGTCGGCCAGCCACACCGCCTTGACCCGACGCGCTGCCCTGACGGGAAGGGCATCCTGTGGCTACAAATCCCCGATGCGCCATCCGTGATCAAAGGCGATGCTGCCGGAGAGATCGAAACGGAGAGCACTTGGACACCCGCAATGCGCGAAGCATTCGCCGACCGGATTGAAGGAATTCTTTCCAAACACATCAAAAACTGGGATGCAATCAAGCTGAAGCGCCGCGCCTATTCTCCCGCTGACCTCGAACAAATGAACGTGAACCTCGTGGGTGGCGATCCTTATGGCGGAGCTTGTGCGCTGGACCAGTTCTTTGTCTGGCGGCCATATGCCGGTCAGGCAAACAACGCGACACCTGTGAAAAACCTCTATCATATCGGGGCCTCCACCCATCCTGGCCCCGGTCTGGGCGGTGGATCTGGGTTGAATGTCGCTAAGGGGTTGGGCGCATGA
- a CDS encoding cyclase family protein, translated as MSASDILGNLGAMLASGGVEVVDCSGVLGPDTPILQLPPDFAKNTPKVEIHKISEYDNDGPFFAWNWMVLGEHSGTHFDAPHHWITGKDYDDGYTDKLDVQRLVAPVNVIDCSKESAENEDFLLTADGVKAWEKEHGEIGAGEWVVMRTDWDKRADDEGKFLNADDTGPHSPGPTPDCIEYLLSKKIVGWGTQCIGTDAGQAGGMEPPYPAHNLLHRDNCFGLASLANLDKLPAKGAILIAAPLKIENGTGSPIRALALAPKG; from the coding sequence ATGAGCGCATCTGATATTTTGGGAAACCTGGGGGCCATGCTGGCTTCTGGCGGTGTTGAAGTCGTAGATTGTTCCGGCGTGCTGGGACCTGACACGCCGATCCTGCAACTGCCGCCGGATTTTGCAAAGAACACACCAAAAGTCGAGATTCACAAGATCAGTGAATACGACAATGACGGTCCTTTCTTTGCGTGGAACTGGATGGTGCTGGGTGAACATTCAGGCACGCACTTTGACGCGCCGCATCACTGGATTACCGGCAAGGATTATGATGACGGTTATACGGACAAGCTGGATGTGCAGCGTCTGGTCGCGCCGGTCAACGTCATCGACTGCTCAAAAGAGAGCGCCGAGAACGAGGATTTCCTGCTGACCGCCGACGGCGTTAAAGCATGGGAGAAAGAACACGGCGAGATCGGCGCAGGCGAATGGGTCGTCATGCGCACCGATTGGGACAAACGCGCGGATGATGAGGGCAAGTTCCTTAATGCGGATGATACCGGTCCCCACTCCCCCGGCCCGACACCAGATTGCATCGAATACTTGCTCAGCAAAAAGATCGTCGGCTGGGGTACCCAGTGCATCGGCACCGATGCCGGTCAGGCTGGGGGGATGGAGCCACCCTACCCAGCGCATAACCTTCTGCACCGCGACAATTGCTTTGGCCTGGCGTCCCTTGCCAACCTCGACAAGCTGCCTGCCAAGGGTGCAATCCTGATTGCCGCACCGCTTAAGATCGAAAACGGCACCGGCAGCCCGATCCGCGCTTTGGCGCTGGCCCCCAAAGGCTGA
- a CDS encoding ABC transporter ATP-binding protein, with protein sequence MNKFLEIKNLTVQLRGGGTILRSVSLSVDAGQVQGLVGESGAGKSMIGKSVLGTLPRAMQVTQGEIWMDGTDLMRLTPSQRRKRIGAMAALIPQDPLTALNPSKRIGPQITRRLVDILGWTKQDAQARALELLDEVHIPDPARVMGSYPHELSGGMRQRILIASAFAAEPKLIIADEPTTALDVTVQKQILRLIAEMQTRHNTALLFVTHDLGVVSKVCDTLTVLYAGKVVEQARMRRFFTRPIHPYSAALLAATPTYTDPTGSLTPVPQAVIDGVEQEVREHDVRAGA encoded by the coding sequence ATGAATAAATTTCTGGAAATCAAAAACCTCACCGTTCAGTTGCGCGGGGGCGGCACTATTCTGCGGTCTGTGTCTTTGTCCGTGGATGCGGGGCAGGTGCAGGGACTGGTGGGTGAATCCGGTGCGGGAAAGTCGATGATCGGCAAGTCTGTCCTTGGCACGCTGCCGCGCGCGATGCAGGTGACGCAGGGCGAGATATGGATGGACGGGACCGACCTCATGCGGCTCACACCGTCCCAGCGGCGCAAGCGGATCGGTGCGATGGCTGCGCTCATCCCTCAAGACCCGCTTACGGCACTGAATCCCAGCAAGCGGATCGGGCCTCAAATCACGCGGCGGCTGGTGGATATTCTGGGCTGGACAAAGCAGGACGCGCAGGCACGCGCGCTTGAGCTGCTGGATGAGGTACATATCCCCGATCCCGCGCGTGTGATGGGCAGCTACCCGCACGAGCTGTCGGGCGGCATGCGCCAACGTATTCTGATAGCTTCGGCTTTTGCTGCGGAACCGAAACTGATCATCGCGGATGAGCCGACGACGGCCCTCGATGTTACCGTGCAAAAACAGATCCTGCGCCTGATCGCGGAAATGCAGACGCGGCATAATACGGCGCTGTTATTTGTGACGCATGATCTGGGTGTGGTTTCCAAGGTCTGCGATACGTTGACGGTGCTTTATGCTGGCAAAGTGGTCGAGCAAGCGCGGATGCGGCGGTTTTTTACACGTCCCATACACCCTTATTCAGCCGCCTTGCTGGCTGCGACGCCGACCTATACCGACCCGACCGGCAGTCTGACGCCGGTGCCGCAAGCGGTGATCGACGGTGTTGAGCAAGAAGTGCGCGAGCATGATGTGAGGGCGGGCGCATGA